The genomic DNA ATTGCGCTTTTTAGAAATCAACTCTTCACCCATGTTCGCCAAATTTGATCTCGCTTCCGATTTTGCCGTCAGTAAAGCGATTGTTCAGGCATTAACGCTTAAAAAATGAGGTGCTAAGATGTATGTAAAAGTTACTGGCTCAATCTTGGAACAGGATATTTCCGGTGGCGGCATCCAAGACAAAAACGAATCGCTGTGCGGGTGTGTCATGGTCGGCCACCAAGCGATTTTGGAAAAGGCTAAAGGTGATGTCTTTTAGCGGAGCATTAAGGATAATTTTTTTGGTCCAAACCAAACCACCGACCATCAGGTCATGCGCCATCAAAAAAGCCTGACGCTCGTTATGGCGATAAAACGCCGTAAACAAAACCCGTGCATGTCCGGGAATCCGTCCCACTACCGATTCCATGCGGTCGTTCCCGCCACCCAATGGCAACTGAAGCCCTTCCCATATTAAGATGGCCTCCATCAAACTGTCTAAGCGAACGGTAAATCCGCCTTTTGTATCCAACGTTAGTGTTCCAATTCTGCGGTGATCGTTCAGGTCTAAAATATGCGCTCGTCCGTAGTGACTGTCCCAGTTTCGGGAAAACCGTGCCGAATAAGGCGAGGCCGTCTTAAAATCCTTTACTGGCAACACATCACTTGAAAGAACGCGAAGCGTCTCTAAGTCCACATACCCATTGGGAAGGGGGTATAAGACTTCGGGTGGAACCATAGACCCGAACCGAACACGGGTGGACTGCGCCTCAAGACCAAGCGCGGATAGCATGAGGACGAAACCAAAAATGGTTAAACAATGCGGACGAAGAAAGTACATGGGGTAAACAAGATAAAGAACAGTACACAAAATTATGTACCGTCCGAGGTTGTACCTCCATAGGGTTAAGATGGGTGGTCGTGGGGCAAACGACGATCCTTTAAGAAGTTAGGTGCGGTTTAGTTCCCAAACCATGTGTGCAATTTCGGGGAGAATAAGTTTTTCAGTTCCCAAACGGACGGCATTCAGGGAACCGGGCAGGCAAAACAACAAGGTATTCCCCATGAGACCCGCAACGGCACGCGATAAAATGGCGGCAGTACCAACCTCTTGGTACGACAGCATCCGAAAAATCTCGCCAAAACCCGGAATGGTTTTATCCAATAAGCCGGACAATGCCTCGAACGTATGGTCTCGTTGCGAAATGCCTGTTCCGCCAGAGGTGACGATCACCTGCACTTCAGAAGCCCAGTTCCTTACTGTTTGACGAATGGCTCCGGGGTCATCGCGGACAATTTGAGCATGCAAAACCACGTGTCCGGCTTCGGAAAAGGCCGTTTTGAGCCATGCGCCGCTGTGGTCAGTCTCGGTGGTGCGGGTATCGCTAATCGTGAGAATGGCCAGTCTCACCGGATTGCGTCCGGCCAAATGGCGGTGTTCTTTTGCCGACATTTTTCAAGTAGGGTGTTCAGTGTGGTGATGTGTTTCTGGTAAAGGCTCACCAAACCAGCGGGGTGGATCGTAGCCGTGCGAACCGAACCAAGGATTGCATCGTAAAATTCGCCAAATGGTGAGTATGCTACCGCGCAGCAAGCCGTATTTTTCGAGTGCTTGATACCCATATTGCGAACATGTGGGGGAGAACCGACAAGAACTTGGGAAATAGGGCGAAATGGCCAATTGATAAAAGCGAATGAGCAATCGTGCAAGGTTTCGGGGTAGGTTCCAGATAAAAAGCAGGAAGGGCATAGGCTTAATAGGTACTAAATTTGAGCGGTCAACGCCAAAAACGCCCATTGGTTTCAAAAAACTTACTTGTGAAAATCCTTATTTTAACAACAATATGGTAAAGACGATATTTCGGCGACTTGTCGAATGTAATCTATAAACAACCCCTCATATCCCAAAAGGGAGTTTTTGATCCGGTGCATCCGTGTTCCGGAGGAGTTTTTCATGTTTCATTATGTTGCTTTAGGCAGTACTTCAGAAATCAGCGGATCCGCACATTATATCAACCTTGCCGGAACGGGTATTTTATTGGATGCCGGACAGGATCCGAACATTGATGGTGTGGAGGGCTTGCCAGATTATAACCTATTGGAAAAACATCCTGATTGGGGAGTGGACTATGCCGTGCTTTCCCATGCACACCACGATCATATTGGCTCGCTCCCCGTGATGTTGCGTCACTTTCCTCATGCCCGCATTCACATGACGCAACCTACACGCCTGCTCTTGGATTTTTTGTTGCCGGAGTCTGCACGGCTACAAAAAAAGCGGTTCAAAGAAGGCGTAAATGCACACCCCCCCATGTTTACGGAGGAACAAGCCGAACTTGCAGCTTATTTGTATCGTTCGTGGCCTTTAGAAGTACCCTTCGAGCTGAACGAAGGTGTACGTGCATTGGCTCCCATTAAAGCCTCTTTTTACCACGCAGGACATACATTAGGTGCTGTTGGGACACTTTTGGAGGCGGAACAGGAGGACAAGGTGTTTCGATTGTTTTATTCAGGCGACCTTAGCCTTCGCGCACAAGCCATTTTGCCCGGCGCTGCATTTCCCGAAGGCCCCGTAGAGGTCTTGATCTTGGAGTCCACCCTTGGTGCAGATCCCTCCGCAGAATTGACCACGCGCAAACGCGAAGAAGACCGATTGTTGGCGGGGATTCTTGACACCATCAAACGGAAAGGCTGTGTTCTGATTCCCGCATTTGCATTGGGTCGCTCACAAGAAATGATCGCCTTGTTGGGACGTTGGAAAAAGCAAAAAAAGCTTCCCGAAGACCTACCCATCTATACCGCTGGTTCACAACGGGCGATCTCGGATATCTATGACCGTACCCGCTTTATTTCGCCGCGAATAGACGAAAAGTTCGAGGTCTTTAAAATCGAACAAAAGCGGCTCCCGAAAAGCAAGGCAAAATTGGATCATTTGCTCCACAGTGGCGAGTCGGGGGTGTTTATTGTTGGTTCGGGGATGTTATTCGAACGTACCATCTCGCATCGGATTGCGCAAAAAATGCTTGGGGATTCCCGCCACAGTATCTTTTTTGTGGGGTATGTAAAACCGGATTGTCCGGGAGCCTATTTACTCGATGCGGTAGAAAAAAAACAAAAAATAACCTTAGACCCCCTACACCAGCCAGAAGACCAAACCATTGCTTGTAATATTGAGCGCTTCCGCTTTAGCGGCCACTCCAACCGTAGAGAATTGTTACAGGTTGTAGAGAAGTTGCGCCCCAAAAAGGTATTGTTGGTTCATGGTGAAGACGAAGCACGCACATGGATGGCGGATAATATTCGGTACTTTTACCCAGAAGTGGAAGTAATTTTACCACAGCAGGGTGTCCCCGTTGCCTTAGATTGATTTTTTGTTGGAATGTGCCATCTAAAACACCCCATATTGTTTCCTTATTTCGCCGCGCCCGAAGAAGACATTGCGTTTAGGGTTAATCACCAATGTTATTTTTGCGGTGAATGGAAACCTTGCTTTATGGTGTTCCCCATGCTCCATTCTGGATGTGTGGCTTGCTTATTAGAAGGCGCTTTTGGGTTTGACCACGACAGTGAATGGGGCTATTTAACCAATGAGGGATTTACCCGCGATTATCGAACCTATGAAGCACTGCCGCAAGACTTCTCGGAGGAGGCTTTTCAGGCAATCCGTCGGACCCCCCCCTTTGCTGCTTGGCACGACGCCACATGGCTCATCCATTGCAACGATTTTATGCACTATTCGGGAAGGTGGCTCCTGAAAGACTTTTTGGCCGAAGGTGGTTCTTTAGAAGGCGCAAAGGCAATTTTTGTGCAACAAACGTGGATGGATAGGATTGACGACCATGCCGAGGCCGTATGGGAGCGCCTATTGGCCCATCCAGAAACCACGCCCGAACATTGGGACATACGGTATTATACTTTTACGTGTACCCACTGTGGGACAAAACGAGGCTATTTCGATTTTCCATAAAAAAAGCAAGCCCCAATGATTTGGTCGTGCCTGCTTTTCTTTCTCGTAGGTTAATCTAATATCATCGTTCCTCGTGGAAGTCGTTAATATCCGGCAAGAGTTTTTTGATGACCGACAAGGCAATCCAAAGGACAAATATAGAAACAAGAAGCCCCAATAATTGTCCAATCAAGGCATCTGGATACATGTTTATGTAAGAGTTAAGAGTTGGCTGTAAGTAAAGCGGAATGACACCAAGTCAATTCCGAGCAAGACGGATATTGAGGTACGGGCTTAAAGAAAAGAAAGGGCTATTCACAAATGGAAATCACCCTTCCTCTAATCGTTAGCCCGTGTATAGCTTTTCCCTCCGAAATACACAAGCTAAACCGATTTCAAAACGAGCTACCTAACCAATCCTTGACTTTCTCAGGCGTTTTGGATTTTCAAGCAATGACCCAAACATACGGCGGAAAACTCATTGGGCGTTTTGCTTTTAGAGATGGTCAGGTAGCCATCTGGATGCAAAAAGGGTTGGTTTGCTTTTTACATATTACTTAAAATACCTGCTTTTAGAACACTCCTGCTTTGCCAAACGTCCAAAAAACTTGTCCTTTTGTGTCTTTTAAAGGAGTAGAGGTTTTTTGCCCACAAACAAAACGTAAAAAAACAAGGAGCCTCGGTATAGAGACCCCTTGATCCAACGTTAGCAACGGGTGGACAACTCCATTACAAGCCCAAAGCATGAAGGCGCTGTACGTTGTCTTTAACATCATCCACCGATACCTTCAGGAGGGCTTTCTCGTCTTCGTTTAGTTCCAATTCCACAATTTCCTCTACACCATTGCGACCAAGCCGAACCGGAAGCCCCACGAATACACCATCAAGACCATATACGCCATCTGCCCAAACCGCACAAGGCAATACCCGTTTCGAGTTTTTAACGATGGCTTCGCACATCTCGGCAGCGGCAGCACCGGGCGCATACCAAGCAGAAGTGCCCATGAGCTTCACCAATTCGCCCCCACCAAATTTGGTGCGCTCGACCATCGGATCAATCTTTTCCTTAGGCAAAAGGGCGGGTAAAGGCGTACCAGCTACAGTGGTATAACGAGGCATGGGAACCATCGTATCACCATGACCGCCAAGCAGCATACACTGGATGTCACGGATGGAAACACCCAGTTCCATTTTGATGAATGCGCGGAAACGGGCAGCATCCAAAACGCCGGCCATCCCCATAACTTTGTTCTTGGGCAAATTGCTCTTCACCGCCGCCACATACGTCATTGCATCCAAGGGATTGGAGACGACAATAATGATGGCATTCGGGCTATGCGCAATAAACTGCTCCGTGACAGACTTCACAATGTTCGCATTCATCGAAAGCAAATCGTCGCGGCTCATGCCGGGCTTTCGTGGTAGCCCTGCTGTAATAACACAAATATCAGAGTTCGCCGTATCTGCGTAGTCATTGGTACCAACCACTTTGGTGTCAAACAAATGAACGGCTGCCGATTGTGCCAAGTCCAAAGCCTTACCCTGTGGAAGCCCCTCTTTGATGTCAATCAAAACGACTTCTTCGACCATATCTTTACGGGCAATCGTCTCTGCAACGGTGGCACCTACGTTGCCTGCCCCAACGACGGTGATTTTTTTCATGTTATCTCAATGTTTTGGTTGAAAGGAAAGAAAATTAAGGTTATTATTTTTAAAAATAATCTTGCATTGAATTACGTCCTACCCTTTACGCAAAAATCACCCGTCCTTCCAACGGACTCCACAGGAGACGAACATGGATTTATATTTTATTCGGCATGGCATTGCTGAAGACGGCATCGGTAAATCTGATTTCGATCGTAGGCTCACGCCGGAAGGACGCTATGCGCTCCGACGTCAAGTTATT from Rhodothermia bacterium includes the following:
- the yidD gene encoding membrane protein insertion efficiency factor YidD — translated: MPFLLFIWNLPRNLARLLIRFYQLAISPYFPSSCRFSPTCSQYGYQALEKYGLLRGSILTIWRILRCNPWFGSHGYDPPRWFGEPLPETHHHTEHPT
- a CDS encoding CbrC family protein translates to MFPYFAAPEEDIAFRVNHQCYFCGEWKPCFMVFPMLHSGCVACLLEGAFGFDHDSEWGYLTNEGFTRDYRTYEALPQDFSEEAFQAIRRTPPFAAWHDATWLIHCNDFMHYSGRWLLKDFLAEGGSLEGAKAIFVQQTWMDRIDDHAEAVWERLLAHPETTPEHWDIRYYTFTCTHCGTKRGYFDFP
- the mdh gene encoding malate dehydrogenase encodes the protein MKKITVVGAGNVGATVAETIARKDMVEEVVLIDIKEGLPQGKALDLAQSAAVHLFDTKVVGTNDYADTANSDICVITAGLPRKPGMSRDDLLSMNANIVKSVTEQFIAHSPNAIIIVVSNPLDAMTYVAAVKSNLPKNKVMGMAGVLDAARFRAFIKMELGVSIRDIQCMLLGGHGDTMVPMPRYTTVAGTPLPALLPKEKIDPMVERTKFGGGELVKLMGTSAWYAPGAAAAEMCEAIVKNSKRVLPCAVWADGVYGLDGVFVGLPVRLGRNGVEEIVELELNEDEKALLKVSVDDVKDNVQRLHALGL
- a CDS encoding MBL fold metallo-hydrolase, with the protein product MFHYVALGSTSEISGSAHYINLAGTGILLDAGQDPNIDGVEGLPDYNLLEKHPDWGVDYAVLSHAHHDHIGSLPVMLRHFPHARIHMTQPTRLLLDFLLPESARLQKKRFKEGVNAHPPMFTEEQAELAAYLYRSWPLEVPFELNEGVRALAPIKASFYHAGHTLGAVGTLLEAEQEDKVFRLFYSGDLSLRAQAILPGAAFPEGPVEVLILESTLGADPSAELTTRKREEDRLLAGILDTIKRKGCVLIPAFALGRSQEMIALLGRWKKQKKLPEDLPIYTAGSQRAISDIYDRTRFISPRIDEKFEVFKIEQKRLPKSKAKLDHLLHSGESGVFIVGSGMLFERTISHRIAQKMLGDSRHSIFFVGYVKPDCPGAYLLDAVEKKQKITLDPLHQPEDQTIACNIERFRFSGHSNRRELLQVVEKLRPKKVLLVHGEDEARTWMADNIRYFYPEVEVILPQQGVPVALD
- a CDS encoding MogA/MoaB family molybdenum cofactor biosynthesis protein — translated: MSAKEHRHLAGRNPVRLAILTISDTRTTETDHSGAWLKTAFSEAGHVVLHAQIVRDDPGAIRQTVRNWASEVQVIVTSGGTGISQRDHTFEALSGLLDKTIPGFGEIFRMLSYQEVGTAAILSRAVAGLMGNTLLFCLPGSLNAVRLGTEKLILPEIAHMVWELNRT